The segment atgctaaCATGCAATAGTTTCTAGGAAAATCTGTACCGATTCAGAGCCGTGTGTTATTTTGATTctcgtattaaaataatattttttattttttaaaattgatttttaacattaatatataaaaacattaaaaaaataaaatttaaagcaaaaacaaattgtgaATGTAACTTTCCACGGGtcactttcatttttattaagtattcattaaattaaaaaaaaaaaagaagcagcggGGCATTTACCGTATGTATGTATCATCATGACTGCTATTATATGGGAGCTGGTAGGGAACAATTTCCAGGCTTTCTATGTAATTAAACTAAACTTCGAGGGTTTCTTTTTAAGGGTCTCTCCTTTTTGTTTGTGGCTGCGTTTTACTgcgtcttttttttatattaattgccAGGGTTGTCGTCTCCTTGACTTTACTATCTTGCCCTTTTTTCTCCCCACTAAATGGAGTGGGGCATGGCTTTCTGGACATTTTGCTATGTGCACGAGGTAGCTTCTTCGTTTCATGTAAAGCGTGTTTGGTCTCTCTCCAAACCAGAGGTCCACTGTGCGGGACCCACCAATATCAGCCTCAGTTGCTGGCGAGTCGTGTAATTCCCGCTTTTTAATTGCTTTCCATTTCTCTCCTCTTGTTAATTCAATCTGGACGTCTTTTTATATcagtatttttgaaaacattttaattttttaattttcatattattttaatattaaaaataaaaaaatattttatttcgatttattttataaaaaaaccacttCAAAAAATAACGACAAACAcatctaaactaaaaaaaaagtttttactGGGCTGAAACTTCGCGCTGCAAGGTCTCAAGGGGGTCTTTAATCTTACCAAACCTAGCATGGTGAACATGCTTAGATCTAACAGAGCTTGCTTTTATCATGGCTGATGTGGCTTTATGCTTCTTTCCCCTTGCTCTCTGTTTGGTGTGTACAGGTCTACAATGGCTTATCAATCAACATTATAGCTTTTCCATCGTTTTCAATGCACCTGGCCTCCGTACTAACCACCAAATCCTTGCATTTTCTGAAGTTGATGATGCATTCCAATTTTTATCTTCTGCCATTCTTAGTCTGGTATCCCTTGAAAACTTCCCCATGCACGAGTCCTTTTCATTACCTTTTTTGCCTCATACGATTCTTTATGACTCTGTTCTTACGAGTAGGTGCATGCATGTTAAGTTTTCTGTCAACTCTTAATTGCCCACCCTTTCTTTTTACCACTCACTGCAATTTTGAACTAGCTTTTCCTGCATTTTGTTCGTGCTTCTCGGGTTTTTCCTTTCGCATTCCTTATAATTTTAGCATGTTAGCTTTTGTGCTTTGCTTTTTTCTCACATGATTTCTTCAATAGCATTTGTGATCAGCTAGGCCGCTGAGTTTTCCTGGCATCGTACCTGGgctcaacaaaataatttacaagTCAGTTTCCTTTACTACAGTCCTCTTTAAAGCTACTGTTCACCTTCTTCTATTTCGGCTCCTCTACATGTTAAATTGGGCCCTGAGTTTATCTCCCCCTACCTTCTCACCTTGTCGTCGTGCTACAGAGTAAAATCTCGTGCAAGGGTTGTTTCTCTTCTAATACGCAATATATAGTCTAATATCGGGATGCCTTTTCTActgtataatttttatatattaatgcaATCTACACCATTGTTATGGTTTCTTCCTTCTTGCTGTTTCTTTCCCTCGTCGTTTTGCCGATTTCTTTTGATTAGGAGGGATTTCCCACCTTCATTTGGTGTGGTTTGTCCCCCTTTACTTGCATTCTCGTGTTTCCTAAtacaaattgttttcttttacccTCTGTTTTCCatccttttttctcttctattttttttttccaattattttcactttttttattattatataaattggGTTTTTATATAATTCCGAATCACTAAAAATTATCCTTTGCCATCACAGACCAAATTGTAATCTTCCTAAAATTCAGGGGTCAGATCGTAACTTTATAAAATTGAAGTATTAAACTAAAATGATCATAAATTAGTGACCAGGATGAAATTAATTATACTTAAACTCACAATCATTTCGGTCCACAATTCCAAATTATGTTTCAGGGGTCATATTGTAATTTCTCCAAAGCTATGGGACTAGGCTATAAATTTCACAAATCAAGGACTAAACCAAAATTTGATCATCTTTAACCTCAAGAGAAAGGTGGGAGAAAAAGAATGTAAAGCCCAATACATGTCATGGATCCGAACATATAAAACATGGCCCAAAGTATACCCAACATACAAGTCCTGTCTTGCATCCTTCTACAATATGTAAGATTGGGTCGACTGTAATCATTGTTTGACACGAGAcagtgacttttttttttttagttgctaTAAACTTGAATTTACATCATAAATTTCAAATAGCCGTGTAgtcatattataaaataaattgactgGTTTACGTTTTTTATGGTAGACTTTACTGGAATAAtgtgttctttttaattattattattattcttattaagGTGTGAAAAGGTATAATTtagttcataaattttttaatttttacagtaTCATGTCTTAACTTTTTAGTTctcaaacttatttttcattctcCTGTTGGAATGTCAACGGGGACTCTAAAACATGCTGGTCATCGGCCCCTTTGGATTAGAACCCAAATGGTAACAAAGAAACCGCGGACCGAACCGAGTGATACCGGATAGAACAGGAACCGAATCCCCAGCCTTGTGAAGACCAAATACGACGCCACTCCAACTTTCAAGTAAAATTACCAAAGGATTGTTGAGAACATGACAAAAGGAACCACTTTTGCCACAAACGCTAGTGCTATAACGTTATCAATGATTTTTACCTGGAGGGATCTAATAATTTTCGAGGTCGGATCATTGGTTCCTTGGTTAGAGCACAACGGCGGCAAGCAATTAAATTACAGATGTCTAACTGCTCAGCCAAACATCCCAGACCTTTGAGAAACCAAAGATTTTATGAAGCAACTTCAACCTCCAAGGAAACGTACCACTTGTTACAAACCAGGCTCTCGACCTGATCATCTTAAGCAATTCTGCTGTTGAGAATTGTTAAACAATATGATAAACAGAGGGAACATTGAGCAATGAGCTTAATGATTCTTATACGTACAGTTGAATTGATTCTAAAGGTTCGAACAGAAACAGAAAGAAGCACGGCAAACAAATTATTGAAAACACAACTATATACATTGTACGGGTGATACATCATAATGTAATTCTAGTCCAATGTAgaccaccatttttttttccttctttttttgaccTTTTCTTCTATTTCCCTCTTTctacttttaatctttttttatcccTTCTACACGGCAAGGGATTCACCAGCTTGCAGTGATTCTAGAGGGGGCGCTATAGAACTATTTTCATCAAGAATTGGATAAAGCACAAAATAAACTGTACAATTCATAAGAGCTACCAGAAAATATCATCAACTCCCGCTGAGGTAGATCGATCATTATCATCCTCAGGCTCCAGCTCCGTCTCTAGCTCAACAGGCCCAAATTCTGGCGATTCAATATCAGCAAGATTCTTCAGATCAACAATTGAAAGTTCATCTAGTTTCCTCACCACCAAGTCTGCAGCACCAAGCTCATACACGGGATGCTTACTAGCAATAGCAACACACTTCATAAAAGCATCGTGTGCAGCCTCCACAGTTTGATTAGAGTTCCCAAACACAATACAGCGCTGTGGTATAAAGTTTAGAAGCTGGGCTGCATAAATAAACATCTCCGGATCAGGCTTCCCCCTGTGAACATCTTCTGCTGCTACAATAGCAGTGAAATACCCTTCAATCCCGACGGTTCCAATTGCACTCTCGAGAGTTTTTCTTGGACGTGTGGAAACCAATGCCATTGGTATCTTgtaatgcatcaaaatattcaCAAACTCCTTTGAGCCAGTTCGTAATCTGTATATCCCACCTTGAAGAGATTGGTAGATTTCTTCCTTCCTTGTAGCCATTCTTTTCATCTCTGGCGGGTCTCTCGACCAACACAAGACTTCAGAAATCGCTTGTTCATTCTTCATCCCATCTACTCGTCTCAAAATAAAAGCTGGAGGAGTGGGTTTTCCTTCTTCTCGGGAAAGAGCAAGCCAAGCTTGCCTCTCGAGATCAGGATTGTCCTCGATTATCACACCCTCCCACTCAAAAATAGCACCCAGCCAACTGCAACCCATCCTTTCTTGTCGAATCAAGGGGTTATGCAACAAAGCATTATCCGCTCTGTTCTCTGGTGGCCACAAACCTGGTTTTCTATCAACACCAGTATCAACTCGGTAATTCCAAGTCCGTGGTATTCTCTCTTCCTCCCTGTATGAATACACCTCTTTCGTGAGCTCTGTTGCCAGAGCCTTAATTGAGGTATTAACTAACCTATCAATTTTCAATCTTGGCAACATAGGAGAAGAATAAACAACCCTTTTACCCACGGCTTCTTTTATCGGACACCGACAACTACTCAAAGATTTTCTCCTGTAAGAAGTATCCTTGACAGACAATCCCCCACACAGTGGCCTATATCCAATAAGAGATGCTGCAGCGACTGAATCCGCCATGTTTACCAGTTCTCAAAATAGGCAAGCCCACCAACAAATTTCAACTCGAATCTAAACTAAATTTTCCCTAATTCAATCCCTAGAGAATCGTACACAACTTAAAATTTACACAGCAGTAATTATAATTACACAAATAAACATCAATTCAATACCTGAACTTTTAGATAGAAAGCTATACAAATGCCTATAATAATAGTATTCTCTAAAACCTTAAAAAGAGACCAGAATAAAGCAGAGCTTTCTTACACTAAAAAGAAAGCAACTTGCTTGCTTAAAAGCCAAACCAAGCATAGCCCATTAACCCCAACAATCTAAAACCTCAAAGAAACAACATAAACAGCTGTAAATCCTATAAAAACTCACCCCAGAAGGCTAAtacacaacaaataaaaaagcctCTAAATTAtggaaattttttatcaattttagagTGGAAAAGGGGGGAATGAAGAACCTGTGAAGTAACCGTTGATTAAATATTCGATGGGTGGGATTGGAGAAGGAGAGGGGAGTGGCTAGATACTTCGAGGGAGGAAGGATATGTGAATATCTCCGAGTGTGTGTGATGCTTATTGTTGAAGGAATGGTTGTTGTTTTCTGTGGTTTATAATTACACCCAGACTTTTTTACAAGGAGAAAAGGGTCCAGCTTGCTGGGCACGCGTCagttactattattattatattatagacTATAGAATACAGGGGggattatataatttattttgttactaaaagttttattttatactattttatcCTGATTGAGAGTAAATTACTtctaatttcttaattaatgatgaaattaaaagaaatgtgattgaaataaaaaggaGGTCAGATATAGATGACATGCCAAagattacatgaaaaatatactTAGATTATTGGTATttgaaaataacacaatttatataatttagattcctttaaatttttaaaaatcacttttggTACGTAAgtttatttgtgttattttttaattcccggtcaaagaaaaaagagagaggggttGTTAGATTTCAACAATGAGAGAGAATGTCATCGTTCACTGCCTTTTTCAACCaccaaaatagtttttattagtGTCCATGGGTTCTATGAGATGAAAGGGATTTCGTAGTGGTTGTTCGGACCCTACATATTGCATGAAAAACTAGATCTaagttgagaaaataaaaactaactCAGTCTGATTTCGGGTTTTTAGgctattttttaagtattgggAGTTAATAAAATGGTTTTGGGGTGTTATAAGTGTGATGGTAAGGTTTTTTTAGGTAGAAATAGCTTTAAAAATGGGTCATTTTGGTCAAAAGTGTCACTGTCCTGATTTTCAATCATCACTTTAGTGTTTGAAATATAGGCTTACAGATGATACGTCATTTACCTTGGTTGGCAATATAtcaacgatttttttttaaataaggatAGATgacattaaaaattttaaaaagaaaaaccaaggcCCCACTAATGCTCTCAGGCTTTTCATTATAGTGGCTCAGACACGTTGGACTATAAGCCCGCGAGTCTTGACTCTTTTTGGCTCTTTTTTTTAGGATGACtataaatttaaaggaaaaaaattattgaacccAGTTGAGTTTATGGTCCAGGTCACAAGTTTAAAGAGTTAAGTCATATCACTCggactatttttttcttctttctgatattgcttttttttaactaatatctttttttaatatatatatatatatatatatatatattaagatatatatatattggatgatccttttttcttgttgaattagtttttttcaattttatcctttattattttggttggttggaatttaactttattatttttttaatatttatcttataCTGTGTAATCCAGCTTCTTGAACCATGTCATGGGTTTGAGAAATTTGATGAGGTTGATTTtgatcctttttaattttttttaaaaaaataaagggagaaTTAACTTATGCAAGGTTGAACAAGTGAATACAAACTATAATTCCATCATCCAAGCAAATCAATCCAATCGATACATTCTCGCAACAATGGAATTCCTATTATTAATGTAGAGAGCTTTATGTTTCAAAGATAGTaattatttgagaaataaactttatattatgaaaaaaatggaaTTGTGTTAGGAAAGTTGATATTGACTGCGTGTCTTGTAATATAAAGAATGTTATTTTCCTTCATATTGAAACAAATATACCTTCAATACTAGAGTAAATATCGAATGATGAATAGCcgatatttttagttatttatttttaaaactcaataaatCCTTCAAAatccatgattttttaataaaataaaataaaataaaataaacccaaTTCTTTAACAAAACATGTGGTTCAGAAACGTAGGCTTCAAAGTCGAATATCTAAATATATGGCTGATACAAAATGGATGTTACAATATATCTAGTTGGTAAGTCAACTAGTTAAGATTTGTAAGGATACATTTTCAAATTTCTAACTCTATAATATGATCCTCAaccttttaaattctttttacttTAATCATTAAGTCTTTTAGTATTATAACAATCTAACTCGATTTTATACCTTTTAAATCCAACATCCCcgcatttaaataaattatgatacttaaacttgtaattttgattttaaaggtGTCGTTGGTATTAAACCTTTAATCATGTCAACTTTTCAAGACATGAACTAAATCAATGGTAGcattatttttcaaaccataataTATAAATGTCCAATCATAAAAGATACACGTATAAAACTACTTTGTTCttgagaaatttattaaatttaaggaCTATTTTGGTCTTGTGCCTCCACCTAgatttcatgaatatttataaaagTATCCACACTTTTGTTTGAAGCATTGAAATTCATCTTTATTATGTTATTGCTTAGTACCACATGCATATGTTCATTATCAAATATTTGAACTCAATTGACGGAtaaatatttctctttttttgacaTCAAACCCATAATGGTCATCGCTccaatatttttagtttatttttttttttaaagctaggATAGAAATACATGAGTCTAGGAAGAAGGTTGGGCTCGGGCACCAACCCGAGCTCAGGTGCTGGGCATGTTCAACACTTTTTGTTAGGCTTGGATGCAGCTCGAGTCAGGTGTTAGGCACCCCAACACCTCTTTATGAGTTTGTGCGTACCACTTAAACCCAACCCTCACACTCAAATGATGTGTCTGGATCTACTTTTTAAACTCAAAAACATGCGttgactatttttttcctttcattgttAATTCTTGTGTAAGAGATATTATTCTTCATTAATacttattaatatttgtgtAAGAAATATTCTTTCTCattaatatttgtataaaagatattttgtcTCTCATAAATGTTATCATGGTAAAATTACTCTTCAACCCCACTACCGATTCTATTAGTTGTAATCTTTACCATTAGAAAGTCCTTAAACACCCTAAACACCCTACAAAAAAACTTTTGCAGGTATTCAAAGAAATTCGTCAAGAAAATTTACcttaacattgaaaaaataaattatttacaaaGAAACTTAACCAATTCATAattcaacaactaaaaaaacttatccTACAAATACTTCTAATTCTAACACCTCATCACAAGGTTGTACCTTCCACAATATTAGTAAACATTAATCTACTTTATGTACCCTAGTGTTTATGCCAATCACGTATCAATAATTTGTATCTTCCATTAAATCTTTGAACTAATTCTTGGTTAGGAACGGTTGAGTTCTCACTAttgaaaattcttttaattttattatttttcatggtaGTCCAGTGATTTATTCCCTCGTGAGTTTTTATCACGCTTGAATCTATGGTAGAATTGCATATATAATTCATATGGACAATTGAGTCTATAAAATGTATTCAATTTATAAAGTTGGTATTGCCATAGCGGTtgtagttataattttaaaaaaattattttataaaaagtacttttagttgaggttagtttgaaaaaatagatgtttcgttaaaactgtggttgaaattgaggttgaagaaaaagtagttttaatgtgtttggttaaaaaatacttttcaaattgaggttataaaataattaatatatatatatataatgatttttaatttaaatattataaatttaactattgttattacatcatgaaataaataatattgatatcaaatattttttattattccattaaactatgtgcaatGTCATTACATACGAAATCTATCTAATAAGGATTATATTTTCTATGGTTTCTTAAAcgcgcaacaacaaaaactgaattttttaatttatgtagtgttattaaataataaagagtGTGATATCTTTGTTATTGGAATTATGGtcaaattccacaaatgctacgtcatcatgcgatatctttctaatttatgtagtgttattaaataatattaaatactagtttttcgagtaaaacacaatttttttaaaaaaatttacaatttcattaccgtacgagtaaatttaatttaccttaaactatttttttttaaaatattgttcacgATTAACTGCACTAAttttttggggaaaaaaaaactaaacttttctcattagtttttttttattaaaaaaactaaacattaCAACAGTGAAGCATGACTCCATTGTTTCTAAAAATAACCACGAGAAGCAGCAAAATGTTGCTTCTCCAATCCTGCAGCTGGGCAGTAAAAATTAGTGGCCTCTACCAAGCAAAATcaggtttgttttctttaccAAACATTAAAATATGTGGCTATAAATAAATTTGGCTACGAGTAAATTTCACTCGCAGCCATATTAACAAACAACATCTTAAGCACACGAGTATTTATTTAGACCCCACCGCTCTTAATCCTAGTATAATTAGATGCT is part of the Populus nigra chromosome 8, ddPopNigr1.1, whole genome shotgun sequence genome and harbors:
- the LOC133702211 gene encoding 5-amino-6-(5-phospho-D-ribitylamino)uracil phosphatase, chloroplastic-like, which encodes MADSVAAASLIGYRPLCGGLSVKDTSYRRKSLSSCRCPIKEAVGKRVVYSSPMLPRLKIDRLVNTSIKALATELTKEVYSYREEERIPRTWNYRVDTGVDRKPGLWPPENRADNALLHNPLIRQERMGCSWLGAIFEWEGVIIEDNPDLERQAWLALSREEGKPTPPAFILRRVDGMKNEQAISEVLCWSRDPPEMKRMATRKEEIYQSLQGGIYRLRTGSKEFVNILMHYKIPMALVSTRPRKTLESAIGTVGIEGYFTAIVAAEDVHRGKPDPEMFIYAAQLLNFIPQRCIVFGNSNQTVEAAHDAFMKCVAIASKHPVYELGAADLVVRKLDELSIVDLKNLADIESPEFGPVELETELEPEDDNDRSTSAGVDDIFW